AAACTTGAACCATACTAGCAACATTGATGTACCAACCAAGCAACCTCTCTAGTATTCTCATATTGGTGTGATATGCCATTGTGCACCAGTTAACACTCATCTGCCGTTACAACACATAGGTAAAGATTTTCAACGGTGATGGCCTTCTTTCAGGTCCATAAGGTGCACTGTCACATAAGTAATTAATTCTGAAGGCTCATGACATTTTCAGGTGTCAGAGGTTGGTGGGTGAATATGCTGTTCATTTCACTATCTTTGTTGGTAGGTGAATGTGATATCTATGATGCATAAAAGCCACTAGTAAAAACTTGTGAACGAACTCGTGTACACCGACATGATTCGCTTGAATATACATGATGATTGCGAGTTCACACTCTTCTATGACATTTGGATCATAATCTACAAAGTTCAGAGATGTTGACATGGCTTTGtaatgtttgaaaaaaaaaggcaaggcAACCATGAATCGTGGAATCTACATCTGTAAGTAGTTAAGAGAAGGTGTCAAGCTGTCATAACAGACCAACAGTACCATTCACAAGACATATGGAATCAACACATACAACTTAGGGGGTgttttagatggggctaaaactttttagtccgtgtcacatcgaatgtttgacgctaatttggagtattaaacatagactaataaaaaaactaatttcataaatgaaagctaatctgcgagacgaattttttaagcctaattaatccataattatgaaaagtttactgtagcatcacattgtcaaatcatggtgtaattaaactcaaaagattcgtcttgcgaattagtccaaggttatagaatatgttttataattagtgtatgtttaatattctaaattagtgtataaacatccgatgtgacagggacttaaAATAAGTCCCTGtttcccaaacaggcccttagagaTAGCACCATTAAAAATCGAAAGTGACAAGCTTGACATTTGGGGTAAACTTAGTAGGCGATTGTTTCAGAGTTTGAGACATCGACATAATTTCAACCCTGCGATATGAAATCTGATCAAAGATCCCATCAGTACCCTGCAATACTAACCAGGATAATTTAAATCTTAAAACTCCGTTAGCTCCATCCTCTCTTCCAAATTGCGTTGTATGGTTATCTGTTGGCACACTTCGCGGTCATTCACAATGAATTTTGACATTATAATATGAGAAAAATTCCCTATGTGCTCCGTGTTCGCTCAATCCCTTATGTGCACTTGAATTTTGCCTCATCTCTTATATGCTCCCGAGTATTTattttgatctcctctataCCCATTTCGTTAATTGACCATGAGTTGACCTAAATGTTTTTCAAATTGACTGTATTGCCCCTTTGCACATAAGTATAGAAAAGAGACACTATagtcattttaaaaaaatctaacggGCAACTAACTTAATGGGGGCTGAGAAAGTGAGAAGATCAACATGAAAACTCAAGACATGTACGAGATGGGGTAAAATTTAGAGGTATAGAACGGATTGTGGAAATTTTCAGAGGAATGTAAGGAATTTTCTCTAgtaatatattttgggatgtaTGCACCCGTGAGTGATTGCATTATGATTGTTTTGATCGATGTATTATTCCGTTATGCATTTTGGGTCTAGAAAAAAATGTGCTTTTAACCTTGCCAAAATTTTCCTGTCTTGATACTTATCGTTGGTATCTATTCCgtaaatcaaaattttatacTATTCGAATATTTCTTGATTAAAAACCAATAACCAGCTGATTATCACCAGTTTTATGGGGGATTCTGATATTTTTGGCAAAACTAACACTGGCTAATGGAATTCGGTTCATGGTCCAACTCAACCAAGAAAAAACTGATTATGCCAAAACAATAGTCATTCATTTTTGGTTTGTAGTAAAAAAATCGATATTACCAAGGTATTTAGCTTTAGTTGAATTGAGCTCACAACTTTATTAGCAAAACAACAAAATCCTTGatatttgccaaaattttgacaataacCAAATCTTAcctttgccaaaattttggtaaggagaaaaataacaaaccaaacaagccccaTATAATCACTTAATATCAGGTTATCGAACTCTCAATTCTGTGATTTTATGATCTTAATTGGGCCTGATTCAATGAAGATTCTACTAGGTAGAATGTACTCATGATTTTACAATCTTTATGTATATAATTCCATAAAATTGCGATCCTAAGAGATCCGATTTCAGTTCAGGATCACGATTTTAACCTCCGCTTTTAATCAACCGCGCTATTCTCGAGCATACCACCATCCTATATCGTAGAAGAAAGCTGAAGCAGCATAAACAAGAAGTTGCTCTTTCAAAAACTCTGGCATGGATTCATTACAAGTCACAACAAATGTAGCCATACATCAACGCAACAGGTAATCGTCATAGCACATTTGAACCTACATGTGCTTAATTCACTCATGTTCTGGTTAGCTACTGGGAAACTGTCAGCTACAGATGTCAGCCTAACAAGACTTTCCTCGCTTCTCTTTAATCATCCACTAATGGCAATTGCTTGTTTTCTTTTACAGAACTAAACTAACAATTGTACAAAGCATATCTCACAGATTAGCATCTAGTAGCTAAATCAGTGGATGAATTCTGCCATGTCACCCCTCGTCTGAGTGATGTGAGCTTGAGCCTTGAGGGGTCAAATACTCGAATATTCTGGTCGGAAGCTCAAGTCACACTTTGAAGAACTCCCATCTGCGCCGTTTGTAAATTTACAACCTTGGCCGACCGTGCCCCTATGGCAATATCATGGTTACACTGGCCAGCTCCGCTGGCTGCATGTGCTTTCCACATGGAGAATGCTTCAAACACTCTGGCTATCCACGAAGGAGCCACCTTGGTTGGCTTCTATCCACCAGGTCCTTCTACATTCTGACTCAATTGCCTCTTTTTGGACAAGGCGCTACGTCGAGTATAGACGATACTCTTTGGAGGGCGTTGGTTCTGCAATTGAACTTGGTCAGATGTCATAGCAAGTTGCTTGCTAAATGCATCTTTATACAGAACATCGGCAAATCAAAAGGGATAAAAGAATGTAAAACCTTCAGATTATACAAACCTTTTTATCCGATGATTTTGTCTCACCCTCTTCTGATATCTGCATGGCAGTAGCTGGTTTCTTCGGAAGATTCTTATCAGCAAGTGATTCCCGGTCATCCAGCTTCTGCTTGTACGATATTGACGATGTTGAACTGTCAGCTGTGTTCCTATCAGCATCGCTGTTATTGAGAGAAAACCTAACAGTAGGTTTCCTGGAAATAATACTGTCAACCGCGACATCATCTGTTCTTTGCATTAACCCACTATATGAGTTATTGACAGAAGTTGTTGCAGATTCTGAACTTGCTCCAGGTCCAGATCCACAATATGAAGTCCGGGTTGAATAGGCAATAGAATTCCTTCTTGCAGCAAGTGTATCATGTCCACATACAACCAAGTCTTTCTGGTGTATCAAGAAACAAAAGATCAAATGTAAAAAGTGATTAACGTGAATTGGTTACTTTGTAATGGCATGTCTCTAAGTTTACTCTAGAAAAATCTAGGCAGCAGCATGGTTAGcaatattattttttgtttaaaaaaataattctgaGAAAATAAACAAGTAATTCTGATAAAATAAAGTAATTCTGGATAAGATGATAATATTGCTTGGCAAAGTTCAGTTTCCAGGGAAACAGAGAGGATAAAGGATAAACATAATTGACAGTTAAATGTACCTTCAACTTTTCTCTTTTCACAACTCTCTCACAAATAAGGCGTAATACTTCCAAGTcaacctgaaaaaaaaaggcaaatatTGTGTTAATAGAACACAGATTTCACTCTAAGGGGTTCATCAATTGTGACACAGAAAGTAGAAAGATTTCTGTTTGACCACACAATTTTATGTAAGTGATATATGCAATTACTTGCATCTGTCATCATTATAACATGGATCTCGCACGAATGCTACCAGTATAGAAAACTAGAAATGAACTAGGAACTTCATTAACTGCAAAGTGCGATCCTTACCCTcatctgtttcatattcttgaccTCCTCAGGTCCATGTAATTGTAGTAAGTCAGCCTGTTCAAGTTTTGAAAGAGAGTACAAACTTAAGAATATGTACAGCAATAGAAAATTCAACAGTAGTGTCTATTTCCCATTGTATTAGCAAATAGAAATACAGTTTGCCACGTATTGCGTGGAGCTAGAAACACCATATAccctcttaaaaaaattaaaacaatcaTTAGCTCCTTACCTTTCTTTGCTCAATGCCATGCTTGCCACAATATGCTTTATGTTCCAACGTACTACCAATTGTTTTTGTATCCATGTAAAAACCAGCATCTCTAGCGCACGTAGGATGAAAAGTAATTTGACAGTCCACAGTACTGCACTGTATGGTTGAAAGAGAAAAATAGCAAGACTGGATTAATTTCTGTTTTCAATATACATTGACAGGTAAAAAGAGTAACTTAGAAGTTCAAACTTCAAACCTTCAAGCATGAGCCAACATTGCGGTGGCAGATAGCGCATGTATCCTTATCCTTGGGAAGGCTCTCCTTTAATGGATTGAATAGTCAGAATACTATAGTAAGATGATTAACAATAACATATATTGAAGATAACTTTCGGTTAAAGAATTATAAAGAACACCGAAATGAAAATGCATTTAGGGTACTGGAAAGAGATTAGTACCATCCCATCTACTGCATTATATTGTCCCCTTGTGAACGTGCTCTCCAACAACCACTACAGAAATGTGGACGTTTAAGAATGTAGATAAGCTAAAGCAGCaatataaaaacaaatataCCAATTAAAGTAACCTCAGCACAAAAGGCATGAATACATCGCCCCTTTATTGTTTTTCTAAAAGCACCAGATGTTCCATGGCACAAATCGCACTGCAACAAGCATGGTTTTGAACCGTCGCAATCTGATTGACTGCCAGCGACAACATCTGATGGCATCTCTTGGCAAAGTTCACACTTCCAGGGACCTGTGGGATTCGTCACACTCCGGTAGCAATCCAAATGCACAGCAGCCTGATAAACATGGGGGAGTTAACAATTTGTTGAAGTGCAGAAACGGGGGGAAACTGGAATACAAAGCACCTTGCAGCTGGAGCAGACAAATATCCGGTTCAGTACAGTCTCAGATCGCATGCAGATATCACAGGGAAGAGCATTTTTCTTGGAAAACTTTGCCAGATCAAAACTGCCAATATTAGCATCTGCAGAGACTTTACTGTTTGGTGACGAATCATTTGCTTGTTGCACAGAAATCAACTGGCTAACTCTTGAAGATCCAGTATTGAATTTTGGGATACTCTGCCAACAAAGAGAAGACAAAAATGAGTATACATAATGCATAATCAACTGAAGGAGCACAAGCACGGTATAAACCTCTTGTTTGGGACTATGAACCTCTTGCTTGGCAGGCACTGCAACAGGAACAGActgcaaacaaacaaaaagctAAAAATGAATATGCATAATAGTATAAACACACAATTAATTGAACAAGCACAGGCATAGTGTTAACCTCTTGTTTGGCAGATAGTACATCACATTCTGCCACTTTTCTAACTGGTGCATTTCGTGAGGTAGGTAAAATACAACGTGCAGCTGCAGCCATGATAGCCTGAGCTTCCTTGTGTCTCCTCTCAGTGTTCCCACGTTTCTTGGCTTCCCTTAAGTCGCGGAGGAACTGGTTTGCAATGATATGGTCCCATTTTCTCTTATTGAAAGAATCCAAGTCATGAGAAAGAGACTGGACAATCTTCAGTACTAAATCTTCTGCAAAATATAAGTAGGACTAAAGCATTGATTCAGAAGCGAGAGAAAATCAACTAGATAGTTCATTTTGCAGCAGAAGGGCCATTGGAATAAATAAGACAGCAATCGAAAAGATTTGGTAAAAACGAAATGGAAAGAATGTACCCTTACCATATCTCTGCTTTGCACCACCAACATCATCTAGTAGCCTGGATTGTAAATGAAGTAGTTCTCCTTCTATTTCATCATGGGGTGAATGCTCCAGAATACCTGATGATTTTGCTTTAGAAACTTGATCTGCTACAGCTATGTCTGCTAGCTGTTCAAGTTTTGTTGACGAGCTACCAGCAATTCGATCATGTGGATCACAGGTTGATTGCTCTACTCCAGTGGGCaagaaagagtaaatttcaacGTGCAAATATAAATGGTACAATATAATTGACAGAGGTGCTAAAAGGAATACCATGACAATGTATTGGATGCTTGTTTTGCTTAAAAATATGGTCCCACAAAATCCGCAACTTTCTCTCTATGAATGGATGAACATAACATCGGGAACCATCCTGGCTGCAAGGACAAACATGGGATTTGACTGATCAAATTATGTTGTTCAGAGAGGGAGAGactaaagaaaaaatattttgaaccaTACTTGAGAAAGCATTTGCCAGAAATGCAATCTTCACCACAATTGTGGAAACCATTTTCTACTGAATCAGCCCAGTCTTTGTTAGTATTATCGCCCTCTGGACAGCAATGATCAAACGAAGAGATGCCTTCCTCCAGTTCTGAGCAAATTTGTGTATCAGTTAAGCTCTTACTCTCACCTGTAAACACAGTACCTGTCCGTAATACCGGAAGAATCAGAGTCCAGAGCAAGAAATGAAGTTATAACAGAAAAACGATAAATTatttactactacctccatcccaaaatataaaaagttttaggcTTGGACATGGGTATTAAGAATGTAGGTGGAATTAAATGGGACAAGGTTGTAATTGGTTGAAGAGAAAGTAGGTGGGAAATTTGAATGGTgaaaggttgtgattggttgagaagagaatgtaaGTGGAGAAGTTATATTTagggacaaattttgaatgctaaaagttgttatattttgggacataggGAGTAATAAATAACAGCACCACTTTTTATGCTGAGATGTCAAAATGTTCTTCTCTCAAGCTGAATGCCATGCATACAATTTGTCTAATGTTAGTTAGCACATCTGATGTATATAGTTGGCACACCATACTGATTGCAAATCATGAATAGAAAAGATCAAAGAAAAGCAAACAAAATTGCATCTTAGCAATTAGCATCAACTAAGGTGAACGAGGAACAAGAAAATTTTCTCCTATTAAAATTTTATCAGTATCATGTACTAATACCACAAGATTTTCTTGGTACCACAGCAAGGCAACAATCATCCGAAAAGTAGTGGTACCGACAATGTTattttctggaaaaaaaaaactgccctCGTCCATGCCCACTGCCACTGCCACACGCCTAATCAGTACCACGACTGCACCAAGGCCATGCTGCTGGACCACTTCCTTGTCACCCTACACCAGTTTGAGCTTGACAGATACTGGACTTCTCAGGCTCAGGTCAAGCAGAACAGATGATCGGGGGAAATTTTGTGTATGTTCCGTTCATCCCTTGTCAATGTTTCTGGTATTttgggggaaaagaaaaaggccacCGCACGGTGGTTCTGAGTGGAGGCAGGAGAATCTTGTATTCAGGTGAAATTTCTTGAAGAGATATGCATTTCAACTACCAAACCTTTCGTACAATATGTTCCCCAAAtaaacattaaaaaaagagCACATAATTGCCACAGCAATCATACTATTCTCATGAATAATCCCTTCATTCTGACAGTGGACCAGAGAAAAGCCGCTGGGTTTTAAATTAACAAGTAGGCCAGTAGCAAACAAACATCTGTAACCATACTTTTCACACTGATAGTAGTTATACACACAAATGTATCTAATATGTTACCTTGTAGTGCCAAAGAACCCTCTTTAGAACACTTCTCTTGAACAGAAGGTACACGAATGGTGTTTTGCAGTAACTTGATTATTTTCAACTTCAGACCAGGGGAGAAGGTCGATGTTTCAGGCTGCCAAAAGATAGTTTTgttaagaggaaaaaaaagaactatgATGTAATGCACAATACTGTGCCATTCTGAACACACTGTATGTAATTTACAAAGATACAAATATTTTTACTAGTTCTTTCTGAATCTTCTCTAGTTGCATGTGCAAAAGAAAATTGCTGACTATTCTGAAGTTCGTTAATACACTCCACCTAAGTCAAATTTATAACATACAACTTTATCCACCATTACACTTACGTTTATATTAAATGACTATGCTTGGCGTTAGAcgtaaaaaacaaaaggaaatataACCGTGCAAAGAataatataacatttttttacaGAACCATGTATGTAGGGAAGCTCAATATTGCTAAtgcaaaacaaaaaatgaaTCTAGCTAGCAAGTGTTAAGGCCAAGTCAAGTGTAGATATGTACCACAAGTCCGCAACACCTAGTACACATCCACATGCAACATAGATAGAACATTTTATGAAATAATTGAAGCTTGTGTTCCAATTACCACGAGAGCAGCTTCCAAAGATTCTGAAGACACACCCAATTCTGATTCTATATCACCAACATTAACCATTCCTTGGTCAATTAGCTGCGTAGTTAACACAAACATAAAACCATTTAAGTACTACGCATATGCATCCTAGTTTGGCTTTGTAAGATTAGCAGGTACCTTTCTAAGAGCTGTAGAGACATCACCCGAGTTGCTCACAAGACACCTATCTCCTATAGGTCGATCAACAGCCATATCTGTTATTTGGGTTTCTTGACTTTCCACACTCCTAGCAGTAGATGGCGATGTGGCTAATTCTGTTGTCTGTTTGAGGCTAGACGAACAAGAGCTAGCAATCATGCTGCTGGTAAATTTGTCCTTGTTATTGCGTGTCAATCTCAGTTGTTGAATCTTCTGAGTGGCAAGGCTTGCATCATCAAGCTCGATTTGTGAGGTATCCTCTTCAGCACATATTCTGTCATTCTGTATTGAGATAGTTTCTTGGACTGTCGAATGCTTCAAGCAAAATGCCCTCATCTCAACCTACATGTCATAAATAAGAAAACtaacacccaaaaaaaaactatctaaTGTAAACAGCATTTACAAGAAGAAAATGGTCTAACATTGGTGTTCCCAGTTTTGCCCCATATCTCCATCTGATGCTTTGACTCTCTTGCACATATAGGATGAAAGCAGGCTCGGCATGCTCCTGAATAACACATAAAGTTAGTATcctaaaaaatcatatattataaAGCGACAAATAGTATTGCCTGCACCTGGTTTATGAAATAACAATCAGTAGCAAAACAATAAATTGAGGAGAGAGAGTAATAGTAACTTAATGTAACAAATTCCCATTATCTGCCAGCAAAAGGAGTAATAATTTGGGATATGGCCCACCTGTTGCTCAATTCTGGGAATTTCATCCGAAAAATCATTTGAATAATTAAGAAAAGGATATTCACTTGTTGAAATGTTATCAGACCTTTGTGAGTTTGCATAAAAGGCAAATCTGGATATAATGATATCCAGCAAGAACAACACGTATCTTTGTGCAGTTACTAATTTACTATTTCACAACTTCCATAGCACAGCTAACAAACAGACTGAAAATCCACCTAGTAAATTAAGTATCTTTGTGCAGTGCATTCATTGGTATGGCTCCCTTAACCACCACCTAGAAGAAATAGGAACATCACATCAAGTGCATAGATGCAACAACCTGATCAATTTTCTCAAGGCAATATCAAGTATATGTccacaaaattaattaatttatattgcTCTTTTTTACATGAATACATAAAATTTCCTCAAGAAGCACTATAGATAGAGGGTCTATTTTATTGGTGATTTCTAATGACAGGAATCTATAACCATAAGATCAAAGCCTCATAATAAGTTTATTGATCAGACCAACCTGGAGAATGCTACAACTGATTTGACATGCAAACTTAAATAATGGAGTAACCACCATATGACATCATAGAGAACTTAACTATCGGTACACTATGCATGCCCTCAAATTTGTTGTTCATATACATAAGATTCTTATCATAGTAGTAACCCATGCATCGTTCTTCCTAAGTGTTTTGTGGTCTTTCTAATTATTTATGCTGTTAAGGTATCCAACTATTACAATACAGTTGTGTCATGAAAATACATACCATGGCTACATCGAATGCATGCACCATGCATAACCTTGCAAAGACTGCACACCAATTTTGTCCGGTTCTCTTGGATATCTCCTACATTGGTGACTGGTTCCATTGAATTCAAGTCCTCTACAACAACCTCTGGTGTCCAGAGACTACAAAACAAGTGTACAAATTTTAGGTTGCCTCCATCTGCAATTTGACCGGAATCCCTTTTTACAGGCTTCAGAGCACCTTTCTCCTTTGGACAAAGAACACAAGGCATTAAGACAGTTCTTCCTGCATCACTCCGTGTCTGCCTCCGTGCCGATCTGATACTCTTACACCAGGCACACAGCCAAGATTGATCTGGCACAACATGCACGCCATAACATTTCTGGTGCACTGACACCTTACAGCTACTGCAATGTAGCATCCTATTGGAGGACGTACCACACTCTCCCAAACAACATACATCACAGGTTGTACCAGCCTCACCTTCCAAGGGAGGCAGCTGCACAAGCCGCTCTAGCCCAGCATCTGCACCCAACAACTTCCTCTTCTTGTTTGGGCGCTCTGAAGTGAGCACAAATCGGTCTCTTGCACCCAGGAGCCAGTTCAATGAAACATCTGACTCCTCTGTGTCCGGTGGCAAAGCAATGGCATCACTCCTACCATGATCTTGTTCAATTTCCATCGGCTGCTCTTCCTGCAAAACCACCTCCTGCATATCCTGCTCCCCGTGCTCATCATTAGCCCCATTGTTGATGACCGGATCCATATTACCCCCAACAAAATCTGAGCTCCCATGCGAATCTTGCTTGCTACGGACAATGCTACTCTCCAACTCATCGCTGTCTTTGCCCAAATTTGAGTTCAGATGCGAGCTTTCATCTTCCACAACCACACAAGAAGGATCATAATTCTCCCCAAACTCCTTCCCACTACCGACGAAAGGTACAAGAAAGCACGGATCGAGCGGTCCGTTGAACCCGAGCAATGGCGCCTGCATTAACGCCTCGAAATCATCCCAGTTAATCTCCCGGAAATACGGCTCCATCAGGTCCCAGAATTCCTTCGACCCGGAACTCGGTTTCGG
The Oryza sativa Japonica Group chromosome 6, ASM3414082v1 DNA segment above includes these coding regions:
- the LOC4340450 gene encoding uncharacterized protein isoform X2 — its product is MMLVVQSRDMSYLYFAEDLVLKIVQSLSHDLDSFNKRKWDHIIANQFLRDLREAKKRGNTERRHKEAQAIMAAAARCILPTSRNAPVRKVAECDVLSAKQESVPVAVPAKQEVHSPKQESIPKFNTGSSRVSQLISVQQANDSSPNSKVSADANIGSFDLAKFSKKNALPCDICMRSETVLNRIFVCSSCKAAVHLDCYRSVTNPTGPWKCELCQEMPSDVVAGSQSDCDGSKPCLLQCDLCHGTSGAFRKTIKGRCIHAFCAEWLLESTFTRGQYNAVDGMESLPKDKDTCAICHRNVGSCLKCSTVDCQITFHPTCARDAGFYMDTKTIGSTLEHKAYCGKHGIEQRKADLLQLHGPEEVKNMKQMRVDLEVLRLICERVVKREKLKKDLVVCGHDTLAARRNSIAYSTRTSYCGSGPGASSESATTSVNNSYSGLMQRTDDVAVDSIISRKPTVRFSLNNSDADRNTADSSTSSISYKQKLDDRESLADKNLPKKPATAMQISEEGETKSSDKKNQRPPKSIVYTRRSALSKKRQLSQNVEGPGG
- the LOC4340450 gene encoding uncharacterized protein isoform X1 produces the protein MEPYFREINWDDFEALMQAPLLGFNGPLDPCFLVPFVGSGKEFGENYDPSCVVVEDESSHLNSNLGKDSDELESSIVRSKQDSHGSSDFVGGNMDPVINNGANDEHGEQDMQEVVLQEEQPMEIEQDHGRSDAIALPPDTEESDVSLNWLLGARDRFVLTSERPNKKRKLLGADAGLERLVQLPPLEGEAGTTCDVCCLGECGTSSNRMLHCSSCKVSVHQKCYGVHVVPDQSWLCAWCKSIRSARRQTRSDAGRTVLMPCVLCPKEKGALKPVKRDSGQIADGGNLKFVHLFCSLWTPEVVVEDLNSMEPVTNVGDIQENRTKLVCSLCKVMHGACIRCSHGACRACFHPICARESKHQMEIWGKTGNTNVEMRAFCLKHSTVQETISIQNDRICAEEDTSQIELDDASLATQKIQQLRLTRNNKDKFTSSMIASSCSSSLKQTTELATSPSTARSVESQETQITDMAVDRPIGDRCLVSNSGDVSTALRKLIDQGMVNVGDIESELGVSSESLEAALVPETSTFSPGLKLKIIKLLQNTIRVPSVQEKCSKEGSLALQGTVFTGESKSLTDTQICSELEEGISSFDHCCPEGDNTNKDWADSVENGFHNCGEDCISGKCFLNQDGSRCYVHPFIERKLRILWDHIFKQNKHPIHCHEQSTCDPHDRIAGSSSTKLEQLADIAVADQVSKAKSSGILEHSPHDEIEGELLHLQSRLLDDVGGAKQRYEDLVLKIVQSLSHDLDSFNKRKWDHIIANQFLRDLREAKKRGNTERRHKEAQAIMAAAARCILPTSRNAPVRKVAECDVLSAKQESVPVAVPAKQEVHSPKQESIPKFNTGSSRVSQLISVQQANDSSPNSKVSADANIGSFDLAKFSKKNALPCDICMRSETVLNRIFVCSSCKAAVHLDCYRSVTNPTGPWKCELCQEMPSDVVAGSQSDCDGSKPCLLQCDLCHGTSGAFRKTIKGRCIHAFCAEWLLESTFTRGQYNAVDGMESLPKDKDTCAICHRNVGSCLKCSTVDCQITFHPTCARDAGFYMDTKTIGSTLEHKAYCGKHGIEQRKADLLQLHGPEEVKNMKQMRVDLEVLRLICERVVKREKLKKDLVVCGHDTLAARRNSIAYSTRTSYCGSGPGASSESATTSVNNSYSGLMQRTDDVAVDSIISRKPTVRFSLNNSDADRNTADSSTSSISYKQKLDDRESLADKNLPKKPATAMQISEEGETKSSDKKNQRPPKSIVYTRRSALSKKRQLSQNVEGPGG